The following coding sequences are from one Triticum dicoccoides isolate Atlit2015 ecotype Zavitan chromosome 4A, WEW_v2.0, whole genome shotgun sequence window:
- the LOC119289200 gene encoding UPF0481 protein At3g47200-like, with protein sequence MSSSKDTSDEELATNVLLDGCFILQRLLKYTRMAKRSSGEGNDEDDDWAQLIGRKWVWGTVKRDLLVLGNQVPFFVIQKLFKHLGRKSKSNSYDGERDGDNDILLYGGLQLFSSFHPRPMHASPIARHDVHHLLHLFYLSIDLARSSPWHRDSTRGQGPPQRKSALPPDLTWWAPSAEDLDAAGVRIRARDDGTATSFLDVKFHRGVLEIPPLKLFDYSEALFRNLIAFEQTYPFTPGRITTYAILMDCLLKTDEDVRLLHQSGVLVNRMNDERKYAATGFFSRLCAEARTSANRNHLADVMEEVVRYHRGRWPRWRAALVTNPWVTTSLVASAVLLGLTVLQTYYTAIAYYKPTK encoded by the coding sequence ATGTCGTCCTCCAAGGACACGAGCGACGAGgagctggcgacgaatgtgcttctCGACGGCTGCTTCATCCTCCAACGCCTGCTCAAGTACACCCGAATGGCCAAAAGATCTTCCGGGGAAGGAAACGACGAGGACGATGACTGGGCCCAGCTAATCGGCCGGAAATGGGTCTGGGGAACCGTGAAGCGCGACCTACTTGTGCTTGGAAACCAGGTTCCCTTCTTCGTCATTCAGAAGCTGTTCAAGCACCTGGGGAGAAAGAGCAAGAGCAACAGCTATGATGGTGAGCGTGACGGTGACAACGACATCCTCCTCTACGGTGGCCTCCAGCTATTTAGCTCGTTCCATCCTCGCCCGATGCATGCCTCGCCCATCGCCAGGCACGACGTGCACCACCTCCTCCACCTGTTCTACCTCTCCATCGACCTCGCCCGCTCCTCGCCTTGGCACCGTGACTCCACCCGCGGCCAGGGCCCCCCGCAGAGAAAGTCCGCACTGCCGCCAGACCTAACATGGTGGGCGCCGAGCGCCGAGGATCTGGACGCGGCTGGCGTTCGGATCCGTGCACGCGATGATGGCACCGCCACCAGCTTCCTCGACGTGAAGTTCCACCGAGGCGTCCTGGAGATCCCGCCGCTGAAGCTATTCGACTACAGCGAGGCCTTGTTCCGGAACCTGATCGCATTTGAGCAGACCTACCCGTTCACGCCGGGCCGCATCACCACGTACGCCATCCTCATGGACTGCCTCCTCAAGACGGACGAGGACGTGCGCCTCCTCCACCAGAGCGGGGTGCTCGTGAACCGCATGAACGACGAGAGGAAATACGCCGCCACGGGGTTCTTCAGCCGCCTCTGCGCTGAGGCACGCACCTCGGCCAACCGCAACCACCTGGCCGACGTGATGGAGGAGGTCGTGAGGTACCACAGAGGGAGATGGCCCAGGTGGCGTGCCGCTCTGGTGACCAACCCTTGGGTGACCACCTCCCTCGTCGCCTCCGCGGTCTTGCTAGGCTTGACCGTGCTGCAGACCTACTACACTGCCATTGCCTACTACAAGCCAACCAAGTAA